A single genomic interval of Aureliella helgolandensis harbors:
- a CDS encoding sulfatase family protein, producing the protein MNRLHQSIGILSLWLLAATGRAAPPNVVFILSDDHRFDFMGCVESCPSFLETPNLDRMAAAGAHFQNAFVTTSLCSPSRASILSGQYMHRHRVVDNQRGIPAGTHFFPERLQQAGYQTAFVGKWHMGHDDDAPRAGFDHWVSFPGQGVYNNPTLNINGQREEFAGYTTDVLTDQALNWLEHRSAQSAPFMMYLSYKAVHYPFQPAPRHDQRYAGKNIDYPDTMANTERNYRTQPRWVLDRRFSIHGVDHMQTGPFDQDPVPDFDELYHNYCETVHGLDENIGRVLNALEENGQLENTFVFYMGDNGFHLGEHGFYDKRDAFETSIRVPLLVMAPGRIPAGTTYNQMVQNIDIAPTILELCGVQVPAGSMDGRSMQPLWSSTNSASVSWRNHLLYEYHWEWNFPATPTTLAIRTDRYKYIYYHGAWDQDGFYDLQTDPVERHNLIDVPAFQEQILALRNQLFEELEDRGGLVLPMRPPAGERLDQRKRSSSSH; encoded by the coding sequence ATGAACCGACTCCACCAGTCGATTGGAATCTTGAGTCTTTGGTTGTTGGCCGCCACGGGCAGAGCTGCACCTCCCAATGTGGTTTTCATTCTGAGCGATGACCATCGATTCGACTTTATGGGATGCGTCGAATCCTGCCCCTCCTTCTTGGAAACCCCCAATCTCGATCGGATGGCGGCGGCAGGAGCTCATTTTCAAAATGCATTTGTAACAACCTCCCTTTGCTCACCAAGCCGGGCCTCCATTCTTTCGGGCCAGTATATGCACCGGCACCGCGTGGTCGACAACCAACGGGGAATTCCTGCTGGTACTCACTTTTTCCCCGAACGCTTGCAGCAAGCAGGCTACCAAACCGCTTTTGTTGGCAAATGGCACATGGGGCACGACGATGACGCTCCCCGCGCCGGTTTTGACCACTGGGTGAGCTTCCCCGGGCAAGGCGTCTACAATAATCCAACTCTCAATATCAATGGGCAACGAGAAGAATTTGCAGGCTATACCACCGACGTCCTAACCGACCAGGCGCTCAACTGGCTGGAGCATCGCAGTGCGCAGTCCGCCCCCTTCATGATGTACCTCTCCTACAAAGCCGTGCATTACCCGTTTCAGCCCGCGCCGCGGCACGACCAGAGGTATGCTGGCAAGAACATTGACTATCCCGATACGATGGCAAATACCGAACGCAACTATCGGACACAACCACGCTGGGTGCTTGATCGGCGGTTCAGCATTCATGGTGTTGACCACATGCAAACCGGACCATTCGATCAAGATCCGGTCCCCGATTTCGACGAACTGTATCACAACTACTGCGAAACCGTGCACGGTTTGGATGAGAACATCGGCCGGGTCCTAAACGCTTTGGAGGAAAACGGGCAACTAGAAAACACCTTCGTATTTTACATGGGTGATAATGGATTCCACCTGGGCGAGCATGGGTTTTACGACAAACGGGATGCGTTTGAAACGTCGATACGGGTTCCATTGCTGGTCATGGCACCTGGACGAATTCCTGCCGGGACAACCTACAATCAGATGGTCCAAAACATCGACATTGCCCCCACCATCCTCGAGCTATGCGGCGTCCAGGTACCGGCGGGATCCATGGACGGCCGATCGATGCAGCCGCTGTGGTCGTCGACGAACTCAGCCAGCGTTTCTTGGCGTAATCACTTGTTGTATGAGTACCACTGGGAATGGAATTTCCCTGCCACGCCCACCACGTTGGCAATCCGCACCGATCGCTACAAATACATCTACTACCATGGTGCATGGGATCAGGATGGTTTTTACGACCTACAGACCGATCCAGTAGAACGCCACAATCTCATCGATGTCCCAGCCTTTCAGGAGCAGATTCTCGCCCTGCGAAACCAGCTGTTTGAGGAGCTTGAGGATCGGGGAGGCCTCGTGCTCCCCATGCGGCCGCCTGCGGGCGAAAGACTCGATCAACGCAAGCGTTCGTCCAGCAGCCATTGA
- a CDS encoding EF-hand domain-containing protein, with amino-acid sequence MRMLLTLTILFALSIPPALAQPPGGGGERGERGGGGSRGGGGERGGGPPGGGFGGGSRGGGETGRGGAPSRGGAPSRGGDSRGGGGFNPADMIRRFDRNGNNMIDPDEAQGPAQFFLQRMAQNNPKIDLKKPVPIDLITGEMDKMRGGGGDSSDGKANSDEPQLLVPDFSLATTPEPLLGFGAGSSLFNVRVEERDLKEAQERMRRYDRNKDGQLDADELRSGRWSDDPMQYDRNRDGKLSASEMALRYANRRVSEESNASASGNNSRSNNNSRGGWGRGDSNGWRQAGREEEETQVADRFGDAKSYRLGGASGTAGQGLPDFFNQRDANADGQVMMSEFSSSWDTETLAEFLKWDLNSDGIIEARECLAALKGGVRVSGSSTTDTAKKSGGSSSSRSSTSAAIGGTEMEWATRQISKYDRNNDGQLTADEWEKMLLKPVGADYDGDGVITVEEYAKFRSE; translated from the coding sequence ATGCGAATGCTTCTCACTCTCACCATTCTGTTTGCCTTGTCCATTCCCCCAGCACTGGCTCAACCTCCCGGTGGAGGAGGAGAACGTGGAGAGCGTGGCGGTGGCGGCAGTCGTGGCGGTGGAGGAGAGCGGGGCGGAGGGCCCCCTGGAGGAGGGTTCGGCGGGGGCTCGCGCGGCGGCGGTGAAACGGGACGTGGCGGTGCTCCCAGCCGAGGTGGAGCACCTAGCCGCGGTGGAGATTCGCGCGGTGGCGGCGGTTTCAACCCAGCCGACATGATCCGTCGGTTTGACCGCAACGGGAACAATATGATCGATCCCGATGAAGCCCAGGGCCCAGCTCAGTTCTTCCTGCAACGAATGGCGCAGAACAACCCTAAAATCGATCTTAAGAAACCAGTGCCCATCGACCTGATCACCGGTGAGATGGACAAGATGCGAGGTGGCGGGGGAGATAGCTCAGACGGCAAAGCGAACAGCGACGAACCACAACTCTTAGTCCCCGATTTCAGCCTTGCGACCACTCCCGAACCGCTCCTTGGATTCGGAGCCGGTTCCTCGCTCTTCAACGTACGCGTCGAAGAGCGTGATCTCAAAGAGGCCCAAGAGCGGATGCGGCGTTATGACCGCAATAAGGATGGACAATTGGATGCAGACGAGCTTCGCAGTGGAAGATGGTCAGATGATCCCATGCAATACGATCGCAATCGCGATGGCAAACTTTCCGCATCAGAAATGGCCCTGCGCTACGCGAACCGGCGGGTCAGTGAAGAATCCAACGCCTCGGCAAGCGGCAACAACTCGCGCTCGAATAACAATTCGCGCGGTGGATGGGGGCGTGGCGATAGCAACGGTTGGAGGCAGGCAGGCCGTGAAGAGGAGGAAACTCAAGTCGCTGACCGTTTCGGAGATGCCAAGAGCTATCGTCTAGGGGGAGCTTCCGGCACGGCCGGGCAAGGCTTGCCGGACTTCTTCAACCAACGCGATGCCAACGCCGATGGCCAGGTGATGATGAGTGAATTCAGCAGCTCTTGGGATACGGAGACGTTGGCTGAGTTCCTGAAATGGGACCTCAATAGCGATGGAATTATTGAAGCCCGCGAATGCTTAGCAGCACTCAAGGGCGGTGTCCGCGTATCGGGCAGTAGCACTACGGATACAGCTAAGAAATCGGGCGGTTCCTCGTCCTCCCGTAGCTCCACCTCGGCAGCAATCGGAGGAACGGAAATGGAGTGGGCTACGCGTCAGATTAGCAAATACGATCGCAACAACGACGGACAACTGACGGCTGATGAGTGGGAAAAGATGCTGCTTAAGCCCGTGGGGGCAGACTACGATGGCGATGGAGTCATCACCGTCGAAGAGTATGCCAAGTTTCGGAGCGAGTAA
- a CDS encoding GNAT family N-acetyltransferase has translation MAVTYFKRYRMELRLDQIPASALESAGLPDGFRLLGWSPKLLEHHAQVKWASFREEIDAHVFPCLADREGCRALMGEITRRKNFVPQATWLVSRENEFSDDIQPCGTIQGLLSASHEGAIQNIGVHPECRDMGLGRTLLAAALEGFREANCRFVNLEVTVQNVAAIRLYERFGFQRVETLFKIAEVQMA, from the coding sequence ATGGCTGTGACCTATTTTAAACGCTACCGGATGGAATTGCGGCTCGATCAAATTCCGGCAAGTGCTCTGGAGTCTGCCGGGTTGCCCGATGGATTTCGATTGCTCGGTTGGTCTCCCAAACTCTTAGAGCATCACGCGCAAGTGAAATGGGCGAGTTTTCGCGAGGAGATTGATGCACATGTGTTTCCGTGCTTGGCCGACCGCGAAGGCTGTCGCGCTCTGATGGGAGAGATTACCCGTCGCAAGAATTTTGTGCCGCAGGCGACTTGGTTAGTTAGTCGCGAAAACGAGTTTTCGGACGACATCCAGCCTTGCGGAACAATCCAAGGCCTCCTGTCTGCCTCTCACGAAGGAGCCATACAGAATATTGGTGTCCACCCAGAGTGCCGCGACATGGGACTGGGGCGGACGCTACTGGCAGCGGCTCTTGAGGGATTTCGAGAAGCCAACTGCCGATTTGTAAATCTGGAAGTCACGGTGCAGAATGTGGCAGCGATCCGGCTCTACGAACGGTTCGGCTTTCAGAGGGTCGAGACCCTGTTTAAGATCGCTGAAGTGCAGATGGCTTAA
- a CDS encoding class-III pyridoxal-phosphate-dependent aminotransferase, whose translation MHSADWQARASNCLTASAARWHDPKYGIVFTHGRSATLWDVDGRDYIDLTCGYSVSNFGHAFPPISDVVARQAGQLSHLTGELHPQKIQLAEQLLQHLWNIAARPPGVENAPTPSALHAGRADAGKVVFNSTGARAVETAWKAAVAFRPGKLVALELGFHGRSIATSPLSQLGQSTPTDPQLAPEAYCVWPTTESLYCEQCPLGKVHPACQLACTSDLFEEIEQQASTVSAILVEPAWGARGYIFPPQEFFLRLRQITRRHGIVLIADEIQTGLGRCGDWLLSHAQGWQADLTLVGKSLGGGVVPISAVVGSAAILESIPQNTESETFAASPFACNVALETLRQLASGHWFKQAQKLGAELREMVGQIVKTTGIPCRIDGQGAVCTIEFASQERPIELAQRRTLDVMKRCVALGLLVHYTGPRKTRIVLLPPFTILPEELEATRRRLQQVFTQSASSA comes from the coding sequence ATGCACTCCGCAGATTGGCAAGCACGCGCCTCGAACTGCCTGACAGCAAGTGCGGCTCGATGGCATGACCCGAAGTACGGAATCGTGTTTACTCATGGGCGCAGTGCAACGCTGTGGGATGTCGATGGCCGCGACTATATCGACCTCACCTGCGGTTATTCAGTTTCCAATTTCGGGCATGCATTCCCTCCCATCTCAGATGTGGTCGCTCGCCAAGCCGGGCAACTTTCGCACTTAACCGGTGAGTTGCATCCGCAAAAAATCCAACTCGCAGAGCAACTGCTGCAGCACTTATGGAACATCGCGGCACGCCCACCGGGTGTGGAGAACGCTCCTACACCCTCAGCCCTCCATGCCGGGCGGGCGGATGCGGGCAAGGTCGTATTCAATTCGACTGGCGCGCGCGCCGTCGAAACGGCCTGGAAAGCAGCAGTCGCCTTTCGCCCCGGTAAGCTGGTAGCTTTAGAGCTGGGCTTTCATGGTCGCTCCATCGCCACGAGCCCGCTGAGTCAGCTTGGCCAGTCAACACCGACGGATCCTCAGCTTGCTCCCGAAGCGTATTGTGTCTGGCCGACTACCGAGTCCCTCTACTGCGAACAATGCCCACTCGGCAAAGTTCACCCCGCTTGCCAGTTGGCTTGCACATCTGATCTGTTCGAGGAGATCGAACAGCAGGCCAGCACGGTTTCAGCGATTCTCGTCGAGCCGGCTTGGGGCGCGCGCGGCTACATTTTTCCACCTCAGGAGTTTTTCCTACGACTCCGACAGATCACCCGGAGGCACGGCATTGTGCTAATCGCCGACGAAATCCAAACGGGCTTGGGCCGGTGTGGTGATTGGCTGCTGTCGCACGCTCAAGGTTGGCAAGCGGATCTCACACTTGTGGGAAAAAGCCTCGGTGGCGGCGTGGTTCCTATCTCCGCCGTGGTGGGTAGTGCGGCTATCCTCGAATCGATACCACAGAACACCGAATCAGAAACCTTTGCGGCATCCCCCTTCGCTTGCAATGTCGCACTAGAAACCCTCCGCCAACTTGCGAGCGGTCATTGGTTTAAGCAGGCTCAAAAACTGGGTGCCGAGCTACGAGAAATGGTCGGACAAATCGTCAAGACCACGGGCATCCCATGCCGCATTGATGGACAGGGGGCAGTCTGCACGATCGAGTTTGCATCCCAAGAGCGGCCGATCGAACTAGCGCAGCGGCGCACACTCGATGTCATGAAACGCTGCGTCGCACTGGGACTACTCGTCCACTATACCGGGCCTCGTAAAACGCGTATTGTCCTACTCCCCCCCTTCACCATCCTACCTGAAGAGTTGGAAGCCACGCGGCGACGACTGCAGCAAGTGTTCACACAATCTGCAAGCAGTGCCTAG
- the coaD gene encoding pantetheine-phosphate adenylyltransferase → MRNKARVAVYTGSFDPVTLGHLNVIERASKLFDELVVGIGLNSEKQALFTSDEKVELLEAVVAPFNNVRVATFTGLAVSFVRQCGSCVMVRGVRPLTDIAGEFTMLMANRQLDSDIETVFLMADEHYSHVSSSLIKQIALLSDDDKLAKFVPHPVIAPLRAKMQGSRLKTNEP, encoded by the coding sequence ATGAGAAACAAAGCTCGTGTCGCAGTTTATACTGGCTCCTTCGACCCCGTTACGCTGGGGCACCTCAATGTTATTGAGCGAGCGAGTAAGTTGTTTGATGAATTAGTCGTGGGAATCGGCTTAAACTCGGAAAAGCAAGCGCTCTTCACTTCGGATGAGAAAGTTGAGTTGCTGGAGGCGGTAGTAGCTCCATTCAACAATGTACGCGTTGCTACCTTTACCGGTCTGGCAGTCAGCTTTGTGAGGCAATGTGGCTCCTGCGTAATGGTGCGTGGCGTACGACCACTGACCGATATTGCTGGCGAATTCACCATGCTCATGGCCAATCGCCAGCTCGATTCGGACATCGAAACAGTCTTCCTGATGGCAGACGAACATTATTCGCACGTGTCGAGCTCTCTGATCAAACAAATTGCTCTTCTAAGCGACGACGATAAACTGGCAAAGTTTGTTCCACATCCGGTCATTGCTCCTCTGCGTGCCAAGATGCAGGGCAGCCGCCTCAAAACCAATGAACCGTGA
- a CDS encoding aminotransferase class V-fold PLP-dependent enzyme, whose product MAQDVRQQLRSHMPVTAKYAYFDHAAVGPLPTEAAQAIQDYAQTASQHGDVHWLDWSAGVQNLRQQAASLLNASPDEITLVNNTTGGLNLIAEALPWQPGDNVVVPANEFPSNYLPWKNLERLGVELRAIPVPPSGEISLKSVSDTMDSRTRLLAISWVGFSSGYRLDVGSMVELAHARDCLVMLDAIQGLGAFPIDVQETQIDFVCADGHKWMLGPEGAGLLYIRAAHLERLRPMGLGWGSLAAGAFEPGSAKLKTTAARYEGGSANMPGLLGFGGSLGLLCRLGCHLRESPIAQAILENVQQLEGKLLSAGFELSLPTRSDQRSGIVGITWGASAPVPESTLIAARQMGLEQGVVTSVRGGRLRASTHAYNDIQDIDRLVDVLKAARKKLSS is encoded by the coding sequence ATGGCACAAGACGTCCGTCAACAACTTCGTTCCCACATGCCGGTCACCGCGAAATACGCGTATTTCGACCACGCTGCGGTTGGGCCTCTTCCCACTGAAGCAGCACAGGCAATCCAAGATTACGCTCAAACAGCGAGCCAGCATGGCGATGTGCACTGGTTGGACTGGTCAGCCGGAGTCCAAAATCTTCGCCAACAGGCTGCGTCCCTGTTGAACGCGAGTCCCGATGAAATCACTCTCGTCAACAATACCACCGGCGGTTTGAATCTCATCGCCGAAGCACTCCCCTGGCAGCCTGGCGACAATGTTGTGGTGCCGGCCAACGAATTTCCATCCAACTATTTGCCGTGGAAAAATCTTGAACGACTGGGGGTAGAACTGCGTGCGATTCCGGTCCCCCCCTCCGGAGAAATTTCTCTAAAGTCGGTGTCCGATACGATGGACTCCAGAACCCGTCTATTGGCGATCAGCTGGGTGGGATTCTCTAGCGGCTACCGCCTCGACGTCGGCTCCATGGTTGAATTGGCACATGCCCGCGATTGCTTGGTAATGCTAGATGCCATCCAAGGCCTGGGGGCCTTTCCAATCGACGTTCAAGAAACGCAAATCGATTTCGTTTGCGCCGATGGTCACAAATGGATGCTAGGCCCTGAAGGGGCAGGCTTGCTCTACATCCGAGCGGCGCATTTGGAGCGTTTGCGGCCCATGGGGCTTGGCTGGGGGAGCCTGGCGGCGGGCGCGTTTGAACCTGGTTCAGCAAAGCTTAAAACAACGGCCGCCCGGTACGAAGGAGGTTCCGCCAATATGCCTGGCCTGCTCGGTTTTGGCGGCAGCCTTGGATTATTATGTCGCCTCGGTTGCCATTTGCGAGAGAGTCCCATTGCCCAGGCGATCTTAGAGAATGTGCAGCAGTTGGAGGGAAAGCTACTGTCGGCGGGATTCGAGCTGAGTCTTCCCACGCGTTCGGATCAGCGTAGTGGCATAGTCGGTATAACTTGGGGAGCTTCCGCCCCGGTTCCCGAAAGCACACTTATAGCGGCTCGCCAAATGGGGTTGGAGCAGGGAGTCGTTACCAGCGTGCGTGGCGGTCGCCTGCGAGCGAGCACGCATGCCTACAATGACATCCAAGATATTGACCGCCTCGTCGATGTATTGAAGGCGGCCCGCAAGAAACTTAGTAGTTGA
- a CDS encoding secretin N-terminal domain-containing protein yields the protein MTDAMELSSVKHRNVRLIATLRFGARTLAFGLMMLTAAFGQERPGPGPVGQGEVAGQAASDSAAANSAAPPPVVITVDEAGNLILQSNDPAALDRLEEIMRNNRPPRRAYDVFNIKYARASWVKLNLDEYFEDESQDDGNDRLRFFFGFDDNQKKDEARQLGTKNPLRFIADNDTNSIVVIGADDLDRQTIKELIKLWDVPEPESDLDLARYTELVKVQYSRADSIASALKEAYRDLLSANDKAFQEGDEESKRGSGGGGVQAGGGMSFSFKGKLSLGVDSVTNSILVSAEGRPLLEIIVKMIHELDDAAQREGAMEVYALSPGMSGKSVKEALERLLAPPKPQPNQQNAQQQQAQEQQQQQAEQQAQDNQRRGRRDRDR from the coding sequence ATGACCGACGCTATGGAACTCAGTTCAGTGAAACACCGCAATGTAAGGTTAATCGCAACGCTCAGATTTGGGGCTAGAACACTTGCGTTTGGTCTCATGATGCTGACTGCTGCGTTTGGTCAAGAGCGGCCCGGGCCGGGGCCAGTTGGACAAGGGGAGGTAGCTGGGCAAGCAGCCAGCGACTCTGCCGCAGCCAATTCGGCCGCTCCGCCACCTGTGGTGATCACCGTAGATGAGGCGGGGAATCTAATCCTGCAATCCAACGATCCTGCCGCGCTGGATCGATTGGAGGAGATCATGCGGAACAATCGTCCACCGCGTCGTGCCTATGACGTGTTCAATATTAAGTATGCGCGGGCGTCCTGGGTAAAGTTGAATTTGGACGAGTATTTTGAAGATGAGAGCCAAGACGATGGCAATGACCGCCTGCGGTTCTTCTTTGGGTTCGACGATAATCAGAAGAAGGATGAGGCTCGGCAATTGGGAACGAAAAACCCGCTCCGATTCATTGCCGACAACGATACCAATTCCATTGTTGTAATTGGTGCGGACGATCTCGATCGTCAGACGATCAAGGAGCTGATCAAGTTGTGGGACGTGCCGGAACCGGAGAGCGATTTGGATCTAGCCCGGTACACGGAGCTAGTCAAAGTCCAATACTCGCGCGCGGATTCAATCGCCAGCGCCCTCAAGGAAGCTTATCGTGACCTGCTCAGTGCAAATGACAAGGCGTTCCAAGAGGGAGACGAGGAGTCGAAGCGCGGCAGCGGTGGCGGGGGGGTACAAGCCGGTGGCGGCATGAGCTTTAGCTTTAAGGGGAAGCTGTCGCTGGGCGTTGATTCGGTCACCAATTCAATCTTGGTCTCTGCCGAAGGGCGGCCCCTGTTGGAAATCATCGTGAAGATGATCCATGAGCTGGATGACGCCGCTCAGCGCGAGGGCGCCATGGAGGTCTACGCATTATCACCTGGCATGAGTGGTAAATCGGTGAAAGAAGCCCTCGAACGCCTCTTAGCCCCGCCCAAGCCGCAGCCCAATCAGCAAAATGCCCAGCAACAGCAAGCCCAGGAACAACAACAGCAGCAGGCCGAACAGCAGGCTCAAGACAATCAACGTCGCGGCCGACGCGACCGCGACCGGTAA
- a CDS encoding flagellar export chaperone FliS, whose amino-acid sequence MHSGQLDQNPYLQQEVLTASPLRLRWMLINRAEELCRLVAQLWQQDNLSEAAGWLLRIREILGELLDGVTDKSNPASASISDFYVFLLRCIGEVELSQDRLQLKTLEELLHIEAETWQMVIQNNSENAPEADLGDRVLGEIQELQQQANEVASQPRAQLSGGSSEFPPQPAVPNTPPSYGSNLDDLGSSFSLEI is encoded by the coding sequence ATGCACTCAGGACAACTTGACCAGAATCCCTACTTGCAGCAAGAAGTACTGACCGCGTCCCCGTTGCGTCTGCGATGGATGCTCATCAATCGAGCAGAGGAATTGTGCCGATTAGTAGCGCAACTCTGGCAGCAGGACAACCTGTCCGAGGCAGCCGGTTGGCTACTGCGCATTCGTGAGATTCTCGGAGAGCTGCTCGACGGGGTAACAGACAAATCCAACCCCGCCAGTGCTAGCATCTCTGACTTCTATGTATTCCTACTCCGCTGTATTGGTGAGGTTGAACTCTCCCAAGATCGACTGCAGTTAAAGACCCTGGAAGAGTTGTTGCACATCGAAGCCGAAACTTGGCAGATGGTGATTCAGAACAATTCAGAGAACGCTCCGGAAGCGGACTTGGGCGATCGAGTGCTTGGTGAAATCCAGGAACTGCAGCAACAAGCCAATGAAGTAGCCAGCCAGCCACGCGCCCAACTTTCGGGCGGCTCCAGCGAATTCCCCCCACAGCCAGCGGTTCCAAACACTCCGCCGAGCTACGGTTCCAATCTCGACGATTTGGGCAGCTCGTTTAGCTTAGAAATCTAG
- a CDS encoding TrmH family RNA methyltransferase, with protein sequence MISRIPPCITSPHNPKVKLAQRLRDSKTRRKLERFLIDGEQEILAAHAAGVELECVFADSLDGAPPPAWLTGLEPLYQPVTRQILSRISYGDRQDAPVAIAVSRKLSIADLDLHAPKLLLVLDRTEKPGNIGACLRSAAACGVDAVVLTNPTCELFNPNAIRASRGAIFKIPIAHATVEELLDACAAWKIPVCTARVDAQHQLWECEFQPAVAVVFGNEANGLGEEWDVAQVLPYRIPMSSSTDSLNLSISAAVTLYEAVRQQAEFDPRLKRV encoded by the coding sequence ATGATTTCCCGTATTCCTCCTTGCATCACCAGCCCACACAATCCCAAGGTGAAGCTTGCGCAACGCCTGAGGGACTCCAAGACGCGGCGTAAGCTGGAGAGGTTCTTAATTGATGGCGAACAGGAAATTCTTGCTGCTCATGCGGCCGGGGTTGAGTTGGAGTGTGTTTTCGCTGATTCCCTAGACGGGGCGCCACCCCCTGCATGGCTCACGGGGCTTGAGCCGTTGTATCAACCGGTTACCAGGCAGATCTTGAGTCGTATAAGTTACGGTGACCGGCAGGATGCACCCGTGGCCATCGCCGTCTCGAGGAAGTTGTCGATTGCGGATCTGGACTTGCACGCTCCCAAACTACTGCTGGTGCTGGATCGAACTGAAAAGCCTGGAAACATCGGAGCTTGTCTGCGTTCGGCTGCTGCGTGCGGCGTCGATGCGGTAGTGCTGACAAACCCTACCTGCGAGCTTTTTAACCCCAATGCGATTCGCGCCAGTCGTGGGGCGATCTTCAAAATACCGATTGCCCACGCGACGGTCGAGGAATTGCTGGACGCCTGCGCTGCTTGGAAGATTCCAGTTTGCACCGCGCGAGTGGATGCTCAGCACCAACTGTGGGAGTGTGAATTTCAACCCGCTGTAGCGGTCGTGTTTGGGAATGAAGCCAACGGCTTGGGGGAGGAGTGGGATGTTGCCCAGGTTCTGCCCTATCGAATTCCGATGAGTTCAAGTACCGACAGTCTGAACTTGTCGATTAGTGCGGCAGTGACCTTGTATGAGGCGGTTCGGCAGCAAGCAGAATTTGACCCTAGGCTCAAAAGGGTGTAG